From the Papaver somniferum cultivar HN1 chromosome 2, ASM357369v1, whole genome shotgun sequence genome, the window tagcgtttttttagagctattcttattggcgtttagatggattccacggacccttccaccaaaccatgaaaccttgcttggattttctgtggaatacCCCAACTTAGaaaccactagacttgacattccatgatttttccacatttagaataggttggattccaccataagacttgctctaataatTCATCAGTTCTCCCCCGTAAAAGTTCCAGGTGATCGACTTGCTTTCGTCGTTAACAGCCACTGTCCTCTCCTTGAGCGTGTGGCGTAGTCCATCTATCAATTAATAGGTAGGACTTATGATTTCTCCAATTATCGTCAGATTTCAAGAATACAGTACAAGTTTTTTTCACCATGTCAAAGTGATTCATGCTACGAATGACGATAAAAAATTAATCACTTTGACAACGACACTGACAACAAAAAATCCAGTAGCTAAAGTAGAATTAACATATATATACGTACCAAGTTCATATTTCCAGAGCCTGGCACTGCCAACACTAGCTCCATCTCGGCTCTTATAAATTTCAGGAAAACATTTCACTAGTTGGGTAATGTTGTTCTTATAGAACCCATAAAACTTGGTGGCAGAGCACTTGACTTCAGCTATCTCAAGACCCAACTTTTGAATTTGAGCCATGCCAAACAAATGCTACTATTGTTGTCTTAGCTTATTGTGGAGTTCTCAAGTGGTGTTATATGGAATGAAGAAACTGCTTTTGTTTATATGATTTCCACGATTACTTTGTAATTAGTTAATTAGTTAACGGCTGCTATTTTGTGAGAATTGCGATTCTATATGAAAGAAGCAGTATCAGATGATAATTTGGATTAACAAATAATACATGCTAGAATTTGTACTCGATACTCCATCAAAAAGTAAATGCAAGCATGTAACTGGAAGGCGCAAAAACCAAAGAAGCAGTCATCCATGCAAGCATAAATTTCTTAAGCCACCGTTGTACACTTTATTCCCAAATCCACCATCGAAACTTGTTAGTATTTTTTAAGTCAAGATCGACAGTGCTGATGCCTTTGCCAAACATGTTGTAAACCTCTCAGTTGGGGAGGAGTGGTCAAGCAATATTGAATTCAGTTTAGGATAGAACTTTGTAAGGTTTTTAAGCATATTTTTAGTTTCGTAGGGTATCTGAGAAGAGCCCGATATTTGGATTTTTAATGTGAATTATCCCCATGAATTTATGGGTGATACCATTTGATCTGCAAGTTGGGACCAATTTAACATTGAGAACGGAGTGAACCCCGAGCTGGATAGAAGATTTAAATGTGGAAagcattaatggcaactgcaagatgaaatttagcttatataaagacaactctctttattgatgtttaaaaaatctctcaaaactaaacataagttctaatcttgctcatatgatcaaccacaactttggtgagcatatatatatatataactatgaattccttttcctagtcctattaccttattatatgtctttctttttcttagaactagatgacttctaattcccttaggattacatcagttTCCTAATCTTATCCTAACCAGCTTGtcagtgacttctatgttgaagttaatccaacaagcTTGAGATCGTAAACAAACTGATCATTTTGTGTGTCCGGTTCATTCACATTTCAAATCAATAACCCTATTGAATAGGGTCCTCCATGATTGGGAATCGCCTTGTGTGTTCGCTAATAATTGGTCCTCCATCAATAAATTCTTTAAGTCTTAGCTAGAACCATGGAATCATTCTGTTCCAAGTACAAAACAGCATACCTGTAATGACACATTTCCATGTCCACTTAACTTAAAGGAAGACCAATTGACCAAGCTTTGAGATAGAGACTACCATGGTAATTAAAATCTTTACTTCTCTTCGGTGTTAAGGGAAGTTACCATACAAATTTTTAAAATGGCAGTAGCAAACTGAAAGTTACAATCATATCAGAAATGAAAATCACTGACTAAACTCCCTCTCTCTTGAAATTCATTTCATTTCGTTTCTTTACACCCTATAAATTTCTactaaaagaagaagagaaattacATTTTCTTTTCACTCTTCTTCTCTAGAATCTCGCACTCTCAAAACCATGTAAATCGCTCACTCTGTTCATGGATTTTTTCATAATTGCCACTTTAGCAAGTTTCTCTGCTGCTCGCCACGCTGATGTTGGTGTAAGAGGCTCCCCATTCTCATCAAGAAATGCCATTTCCCTCTCGCGTGACTTCTGCCGTTgtatttgttgctgctgctgctgatattGTTTGCGCCGATGCAAGTCAGCCAAATCAATTTCTAAGCAATGAATATACTCTTCAGCTGATATCGAGCTGGATTGCGTTAATAATGCTCTGGCGGAAGAAAGTAAATGGATTGCGCTCGATACATCATTGTATTCAACAAGTCGTCGACTCTCAGCTATAGACCGAGTTGTAACAAAAAGATTTCTCAGACGCTCGATCTTCGGATTCGATGATCTGACAGTTTGTGCACTTGGTACTTGTAGAATTTGTTCATCACCATATATCACATCCTGAGTAACTGGATCTCTATATGAAGATCTGGCAGACATCAGATGGTGTGCGTCAATTAATCCAGTTGGAACCCTTAACTCCACCAGTAACTCTCTCTCCTCCTCCGCGTAAAGATCCCCGAGCCGCACAAGACCTGAACCGTTACCAGAAAGTAATGCCGGCCGCCCACTATAAGAATAAATTGCTGCAGTATCAGCTATATCTGATCCAGGAGCGAAACCTAACTGCAGCCTAAGATCTTGGGTCACCACACTCAATAGGCCACCAACACATCTCGCAAATGCGTCCTCAGCCGGCTCATGACTGAACCCAATTTTATCACCAAACCCGGAAGAATGCACAGGAATCTCTAGGTGAGCGAAACGCGTCTGGGATGACGACAATAGACAGCGTTGTTGATTCGATGGAACACCGTCGTCCTGGCCGTCTGATAATAGCATAACACTAGCAACAGGATTTCTCTCCCTGCGATCTTCAAGAACTTTGGCAGCTTTTCTCAGACCATCGTTAACAACGCTGATGGTACCTTGGCCACAAATGAGCCGATCAATAATACGGCGCGCTGACCGTTGACCTTGAGGAGACATTCTCCTCAAAGGTAATAGCCGTTTGGTAGTTGATGAGAAGCCGACTATTGCAAGCCGATCAGATGAATCGAGTGAAGAA encodes:
- the LOC113353138 gene encoding E3 ubiquitin-protein ligase WAV3-like, producing MGTGWRRAFCTSLPRDGEVIRREKLKKRSPSTSPSPRSSSRKIGGLFTSTSTTKTKIKSHSLPSTPRLQSHHPISVSPSLRCRTTPPMPPQNENTPKLQCKTKSSKLFQTSSSAPSSPKSPLKFSIFKSGSRLSKNTCGICSQSMKSGQGTAIFTAECSHSFHFHCISSHVRNSPVSLVCPVCTTIWKEVPLMGQTLKRQIEQEIITKQSSSPKTANSDQLEIRVYDDDEPLLLSPTAGAKFNSIPETDEEEIEEFQGFFVNNPVLLPVTPKSPEETVFNGGDSSRNVQVRLQPEVAVISVGQNYENYALTVKIKAPPVAQNSNHAPFSEHGRRAPIDLVTVLDLSGNMNGSKLHMLKRAMRLVISSLDSSDRLAIVGFSSTTKRLLPLRRMSPQGQRSARRIIDRLICGQGTISVVNDGLRKAAKVLEDRRERNPVASVMLLSDGQDDGVPSNQQRCLLSSSQTRFAHLEIPVHSSGFGDKIGFSHEPAEDAFARCVGGLLSVVTQDLRLQLGFAPGSDIADTAAIYSYSGRPALLSGNGSGLVRLGDLYAEEERELLVELRVPTGLIDAHHLMSARSSYRDPVTQDVIYGDEQILQVPSAQTVRSSNPKIERLRNLFVTTRSIAESRRLVEYNDVSSAIHLLSSARALLTQSSSISAEEYIHCLEIDLADLHRRKQYQQQQQQIQRQKSREREMAFLDENGEPLTPTSAWRAAEKLAKVAIMKKSMNRVSDLHGFESARF